The following proteins are co-located in the Phocoena phocoena chromosome 1, mPhoPho1.1, whole genome shotgun sequence genome:
- the CTH gene encoding cystathionine gamma-lyase yields the protein MQEKDASPHGFLPRFQHFATQAIHVGQEPEQWTSQAVVPPISLSTTFKQGAPGRHLGFEYSRSGNPTRNCLEKAVAALDGAKYSLAFASGLAATVTVTHLLKAGDQIICMDDVYGGTNRYFRQVATEFGLKISFVDCSKTKLLEEAITPETKLVWIETPTNPILKMIDIEACAHTVHKHGDIILVVDNTFMSAYFQRPLALGADICMYSATKYMNGHSDVVMGLVSLNSERLHNRLRFLQNSLGAVPSPIDCYLCNRGLKTLQIRMEKHFENGMEVAQFLESNPWVEKVIYPGLPSHPQHELAKRQCTGCPGMITFYIKGSLQHAETFLKNLKLFTLAESLGGYESLAEHPAIMTHASVPKSDREVLGISDTLIRLSVGLEDKQDLLDDLDQALKAAHSPNASHN from the exons ATGCAGGAAAAAGACGCTTCCCCACACGGTTTCCTGCCTAGGTTCCAACATTTCGCTACGCAGGCCATCCATGTGGGCCAGGAACCAGAGCAATGGACTTCCCAGGCTGTAGTGCCTCCCATCTCACTGTCCACTACGTTCAAGCAAGGGGCTCCTGGCCGGCACTTG GGTTTTGAGTACAGCCGTTCTGGAAATCCCACCAGGAATTGCTTGGAAAAAGCAGTGGCAGCACTGGATGGGGCTAAGTACA GTTTGGCCTTTGCTTCAGGTTTAGCAGCCACTGTGACTGTTACCCATCTCTTAAAAGCAGGAGACCAAATTATTTGTATGGATGATGTGTATGGAG gtacAAACAGGTACTTCAGGCAGGTGGCAACTGAATTTGGATTAAAGATTTCTTTTGTTGATTGTTCAAAAACCAAATTGTTAGAGGAAGCTATTACTCCAGAAACCAAG CTTGTTTGGATTGAAACTCCCACAAACCCTATCTTGAAGATGATTGACATTGAAGCCTGTGCACATACTGTCCATAAACATGGAGACATTATTTTGGTCGTGGATAACACTTTTATGTCGGCATATTTCCag CGGCCTTTGGCTCTGGGAgctgatatttgtatgtattcagcaacaaaatatatgaatg gccacaGTGATGTTGTGATGGGCTTAGTGTCACTTAATTCTGAGAGGCTTCATAATAGGCTCCGATTCTTGCAAAATT CTCTTGGAGCAGTTCCATCTCCTATTGACTGTTACCTCTGCAATCGAGGTCTGAAGACTCTACAAATCCGCATGGAGAAGCATTTCGAAAATGGAATGGAAGTTGCTCAGTTTTTGGAGTCGAATCCTTGGGTAGAAAAGGTTATTTATCCCG GACTGCCCTCTCATCCTCAGCATGAGCTGGCAAAGCGTCAGTGCACAGGTTGCCCAGGGATGATCACCTTTTATATCAAGGGCTCCCTTCAACATGCTGAGACTTTCCTCAAGAACCTAAAG CTATTTACGCTGGCTGAGAGCTTAGGAGGATATGAAAGTCTTGCTGAGCATCC GGCAATCATGACCCATGCTTCAGTGCCTAAGAGCGACAGAGAAGTCCTTGGAATTAGTGACACACTGATTCGACTCTCTGTGGGCTTAGAGGATAAACAAGACCTACTGGATGATCTAGATCAAGCTTTGAAGGCAGCA CACTCTCCAAATGCAAGTCACAACTAG